In a genomic window of Pseudorasbora parva isolate DD20220531a chromosome 24, ASM2467924v1, whole genome shotgun sequence:
- the si:ch211-140b10.6 gene encoding protein POLR1D-like: MDDSELERKAVDELLKEANRAKVRAQTMGPAGWMKCPLGSTNKRFLLNTLRSTALTRTSERGRDEHRVCEKHRNTDCEKCNHKKVNSHRRHHSDFHSHTSKHRSSTRYHSSSRSHSPSLSRKSDRSRSRSPARDSSPDVKKYTDKKKE; the protein is encoded by the exons ATGGATGATAGTGAACTAGAGAG GAAAGCAGTGGATGAGCTCCTTAAAGAAGCTAATAGAGCAAAAGTCCGTGCCCAGACAATGGGTCCTGCTGGGTG GATGAAATGCCCGCTGGGAAGTACAAACAAGCGCTTTCTTCTGAACACTCTTCGTTCCACTGCTCTGACGCGTACTTCTGAAAGAGGAAGGGATGAACATAGAGTTTGTGAAAAACATCGTAACACAGACTGTGAAAAGTGCAATCACAAAAAAGTCAATTCACACAGAAGACACCATTCTGATTTTCATTCTCACACTTCAAAACACCGCTCTTCGACACGCTATCATTCATCATCCCGAAGTCACTCTCCCAGCCTTTCCCGGAAGTCAGATAGGAGTCGATCTCGCTCACCTGCGCGAGACAGTT